From the Anguilla anguilla isolate fAngAng1 chromosome 6, fAngAng1.pri, whole genome shotgun sequence genome, one window contains:
- the LOC118229393 gene encoding oocyte zinc finger protein XlCOF6.1-like isoform X1, with translation MKGKMSQDLMESDYLPPVRADQIKTEREDEEYFLVEQLSSQSWDSADDEPNACFDTDEEDSYLKLCSDQIKIENDELERAGSEQHFMEGPDKCTDSPENTTADKSRRRDLTESEAEQSNGLQSQAGIKWSCLRCNMTFADGSYLKTHEETHKAGKAYSCPDCGKGFNHISNMKRHQLIHRDEKPHYCAECGKGFNRLSSLKVHKLNHTGEKLFTCSECGKSYSIMKYLKLHQRTHSGERPFPCTECGKSFGRFNNLKRHQLIHTGEKPFSCPDCEKSFNQLSSLKTHRLIHTGERMFSCTECGKRFTHLRNLKDHLQIHKGEKPYSCTECGKCFNRLDNFKSHKLIHTGERPFSCTECEKSFNKLSSLKRHRVTHTGEKMYSCPDCEKRFSQLSSLKRHCLIHRREIAFLHRVWEELQSVK, from the coding sequence ATGAAAGGTAAGATGTCTCAAGATCTTATGGAATCAGATTATTTGCCCCCAGTGAGAGCAgatcaaattaaaacagaaagagaagatGAAGAGTACTTCCTGGTTGAGCAACTCTCCAGTCAGAGTTGGGATTCGGCAGACGATGAACCCAATGCATGTTTCGACACGGACGAGGAAGACTCTTACTTGAAGCTTTGTTCTGACCAAATAAAAATTGAGAATGATGAACTGGAACGTGCAGGATCTGAGCAACATTTTATGGAAGGACCCGACAAATGTACTGACTCACCAGAAAACACAACAGCGGACAAATCCCGTAGAAGAGATCTCACGGAGTCGGAGGCTGAGCAGTCTAACGGACTGCAAAGTCAGGCTGGAATCAAATGGTCGTGCCTGCGGTGCAATATGACGTTCGCTGATGGAAGCTACCTGAAGACCCACGAGGAAACTCACAAAGCCGGGAAAGCGTACTCCTGTCCTGACTGCGGGAAGGGTTTCAATCACATAAGCAACATGAAAAGACATCAGCTCATCCACAGAGATGAAAAGCCGCACTATTGTGCGGAATGCGGGAAGGGCTTCAACAGATTGAGTAGCTTAAAGGTGCACAAGCTTAATCACACAGGGGAGAAATTATTTACATGCTCAGAGTGCGGAAAGAGTTACAGTATAATGAAATACTTGAAACTGCATCAGCGAACACACTCTGGCGAGAGACCCTTCCCTTGCACCGAGTGTGGAAAGAGTTTTGGTCGTTTTAATAACTTGAAAAGACATCAGCTGATTCACACTGGGGAGAAGCCCTTCTCTTGCCCTGATTGTGAGAAGAGTTTCAATCAGTTAAGTAGCTTGAAAACCCATCGACTCATTCACACAGGGGAGAGAATGTTTTCCTGCACAGAGTGTGGCAAGCGCTTTACTCATTTAAGGAACTTGAAAGACCACCTTCAGATCCACAAAGGGGAGAAGCCGTACTCGTGCACGGAGTGCGGAAAGTGCTTCAATCGATTGGACAACTTCAAGTCGCACAAGCTAATTCACACGGGGGAGCGGCCGTTCTCTTGCACGGAATGCGAAAAGAGTTTCAACAAGTTGAGTAGCTTGAAAAGGCATCGCGTCACTCACACGGGAGAGAAAATGTATTCTTGTCCAGACTGTGAGAAGAGGTTCAGTCAGCTGAGTAGCTTGAAAAGACATTGCCTTATTCATAGGAGAGAAATTGCATTCTTGCACCGTGTGTGGGAAGAGCTGCAATCGGTTAAGTAA